The genomic interval GCAGGTGAGATATGATCCGTTGTTACAGAATCGCCCATAAGAGCAAGTACGTTTGCTGTATGGATATCTTTGATATCAGAAAGCTCGGAGCTTAGGTTTTCGAAGAACGGCGGGTTTTGGATGTAAGTTGATTTTGCATCCCACTCGTAGCTTTCGCCTTTAGGTACCGAAATTGCGTTCCAACGCTCATTTTGTGTAAATACGTTTTCGTATTTATCACGGAACATTTGCGGGTTAAGCGCAGCTGTCATTGCGTCGTTGATTTCTTGCGACGTTGGCCAAATATCTTTTAGGAATACAGGCTTGTTGTCTTCAGTGAAACCGATTGGATCAGTTGTCAAATCGATGTTAGTCGTTCCAGCAAGCGCATAAGCGATAACTAGTGGCGGAGAAGCCAGGTAGTTTGCTTTTACTTGTGCATGGACACGGCCTTCAAAGTTACGGTTACCGGAAAGTACAGCAGATACAGTCATGTCATTGTCGATGATCGCTTTGCTTACTTCGTCTGGAAGTGGACCGGAGTTACCGATACAAGTCGCACAGCCGTAACCAGCAACGTGGAAGCCAAGTGCTTCAAGCGGCTCGATTAGGTTTGCTTTTGTCAAATATTCCGTAACAACGAGCGAGCCCGGTGTTAGGGAGCTTTTTACATAAGCAGGTTTCTTAAGTCCAAGTGCTACTGCTTTCTTAGCAACTAGACCAGCGCCAACCATTACGCTTGGGTTCGAAGTGTTCGTACAGCTTGTAATAGCTGCGATAACGACTGCGCCTGTACCCATTTGGCTAACTTGGCCGTCATTATGATTAACAGTAACGAACTGCTCGATTTTCTCATCGGACAGACCGTAGCCGCCTTTGTCAATCGGTGTGCGGATGATGCTATTGAAGGATTCCTTCATTGCAGTAAGCTCTACGCGGTCTTGAGGACGTTTCGGGCCTGCAAGGGAAGGAACGATTGTCGAAAGATCAAGCTCAACCACATCCGTGAATACTGGATCTGGAGTCTCGTCAGTACGGAACATGTCTTGTGCTTTGTAGTAAGAGCCAACAAGCTCAATAAGATCCTCATTGCGGCCAGTTTGGCGTAAGTAGCTAAGAGTCTCGTTATCAACAGGGAAGAAGCCGATTGTAGCGCCATATTCTGGTGCCATGTTGGCAACTGTTGCACGGTCAGCAAGGCTGATGTTCGATAGACCAGGGCCGAAGAACTCAACAAATTTACCAACAACGCCTTTTTTACGCAAAATTTGAGTAACCGTAAGCGCAAGGTCAGTTGCTGTTGAACCTTCTGCAAGTTTGCCTGTCAATTTGAAGCCGATAACTTCTGGCATTACAAAGTAAAGCGGTTGACCAAGCATACCAGCCTCAGCCTCGATACCGCCAACGCCCCAGCCTACTACGCCAAGACCGTTGATCATCGTAGTGTGGGAATCCGTACCTACGAGGGAATCAGGGAATACGACTGTTTCGCCGTCAATTGTTTTTGTAGCTGCAACAGATGCAAGGTACTCCAAGTTAACTTGGTGAACGATACCTGTACCTGGTGGAACCGCGCGGAAGTTATCAAATGCTGTTTGTGCCCAGCGAAGGAAACGGTAACGCTCTTCGTTGCGCTCAAATTCAACTTTAGTATTGTACTCAAGTGCTTCAGGTGAACCAAATGCATCAACCATGATCGAGTGGTCAATTACAAGGTCAACCGGTACGAGTGGATTGATTTTTTTCGGATCTCCGCCTGCTTTTTTCACAGTGTCGCGCATTGCAGCAAGGTCAACGACAACTGGAACGCCTGTGAAATCCTGCAAAACGATACGAGCAGGGATGAAAGGAATTTCTTTATCTTCGCGTCCGTCAGCCCATGTAGCAAGCTGCTTTACATGTTCAGGGGTAATTGCGCGTCCGTCAAATTGACGAACAGCAGCCTCAAGCAATACTTTAATTGAAAAAGGAAGCTTGGAAATATCGCCCAGTCCTTGCTCTTCAAGTCCGCCTAGACGGTAGTAAGCATAAGACTTGCCGCCAGCGTCGAGCGTTGTGCGAACTGAATAATGATTTTGTGTAGACATCGTCATTCTCCTTTTAACTGTAGTCTGAGTTTCATTCTGTGAAACACTATTTCATAATTTCTATATCTATAGTATATCGTTAAAATAGTCCTTCCGTAAAGTCCAATTATGTCTTTATGCGCTTGGAAATGGCATTGAAAATGATCCTCAATGAATGTTACATGAAATGGCAGAGTGCCTCATATAATGAAGCAGTTAATCAACGACAAGTTTAGCCCCGAAATACTTGATGACGTTCTCATGCCATAAAGGCAAGCTGTAGCAGCATAGGCTTGAAATATAAGATCGCTAAGGAGAAGGTCAATCCAAAAACTTATATTCCATCGTTAAACGGCTGCCATGAAGCATTAAGGGAGAAGCGGCAGCCTTTTACAATTGAAATGAAAGTTCGGTTAAGTTGGATTCCTATCCCAAAAGTTTATATTTCAACGCCAATCGAGTTTGCCTCATCAAAAGAGATGCTGCAGCCGTTTACGCTTGCACTCACGATAAGGTCAAGGAGGGATTGCTATGCCGCGAACAGGCAACCGGGGGCCAGGAACTCAGGGCCAAAAGCATAACCAAACATCATCCAAACCATCTGCTTCTCAGCGCAAGTCGCAGCAGAAAGTTGTAACGCATGTCATCCAGAAGCAGCCATCGCCTTCCGGGTTGCAAGCGGAGCGAAATGCTGAAATCGGCGATCAAGCACTGCAAAATCAAAAAAGAGCAAATCAGGAAGAAAAGCCAGTAAAACAACAAACGTCAAAGTTAAACTCGCTGCTTCGTTCCTCTGATTACGATCCGCACGTTCAGCAAGGAAAGCTGCAGGGTTGGAAAGCTGCTGTTCATCGCTATATTAGCTTGTACAATCAAGCCGAAGCGAATCAGCATGCGGCTGTGCTGACCGATTACGTTACGGATCGCGATCATTGTGATCGCCTAAGATTCAGGCTTGAGCGTCTTCGTGAACGCGATTTGCTTAGAGGCGCGCTTCCAGCAGGAAGCGAAACAAAAGCAGAACTCATACGCGTCAACGAATCATCAAGCGAGGTCTCTGTGTTGATTCGTCTCCACATCAAAAGAAGAATGGAGCAGTCTGGGCGATTTTACATGGAAGAAAGATCTGAATTTGAGCGTCTTTGGTTAGGGCTCGCTGGTCACTCATGGAATGTTCTTCGTGTTGAGCCAATTATATCGGAACGAAGACCGCGTTATGGCACAGCAGTAGACAATTGGATGACCGTCGATGATTACTCGGAGCTATTTGGCGAACAATCTTCACCATCAACACCATACTTAAATTATGACCTATTACAGCAATTCAAACACAGACCATCTGGTATTCGTTACAGGAGAGATTTGGTTGCTGCGTATGCGGATCGTTGGTGGAACGAGGGGAACCCAGCGTATGAGCTTTTTGAGGTGAATTGTACCAATTACGTGTCGCAGTGCATCTTTGCAGGCAATGCTCCGATGAACTATACTGGTAAGAGAGAAACGGGCTGGTGGTATAAGGGCCGAAATAAGGGCAGTGAATGGTGGAGCTACAGCTGGGCGGTATCGAACGCGATAACCAACTATTTAACTGGTTCAAAGACCTCAGGCTTGCGTGCAGAGGTCGTGCAATCTGCGGATGAGCTGCAGCTTGGGGATGTCATCACGTATGACTGGAATGGTGATCATCGCTTTCAGCACAGCACAATCGTAACTGCTTTTGACTCGTTCGGTATGCCGCTAGTGAATGCGAATACCGTTTCCAGCAGGCATCGTTATTGGGATTATCGTGATTCCTATGCATGGACGGAACAAACGAAATATCGTTTTTTTCATATTGCAGATCTATTATAAATTATCGTACCGGAGGATATGCCATGGGGAGCAAGGTTAGAGTAGGTTTAGTTTACGGGGGGAAATCGGGAGAGCATGAGGTCTCTTTGCAAACGGCTTACGCAGTAATGGGTGAATTTGACTACAGCAAATATGAAATCAAGCCTTTTTATATTACGAAGCAAGGGGAATGGAAAACGGGAGCCGTTTTGCATAACCGTCCAAGCAGTGTAGAAGATCTACGCAACACAACAGACGAAGCTGAGGAAAATGGCTTTGCTCTTGCTCCATTATTTCAACGCTTAAATAGAAGCTCAAAAACGGCTGGCGATGAGCCGCGTATTGATGTGATTTTTCCTTTGCTGCACGGAACATTTGGTGAAGATGGTACCATTCAAGGACTGTTCGAAATGGCGAACATTCCTTACGTCGGAGCGGGTGTTCTCGCTTCTGCCGTTGGGATGGACAAGATTCTAATGAAAAAAGTATTTGCGCAAGAAGGCTTGCCGCAATGCGTTTTCCGGTACTTCAACCGTACACAGTGGGAGAGAGACGCATCTTTCTTTATCATGGAATGCGAGGTTTCACTCGGCTATCCATGCTTTATTAAGCCAGCCAACCTAGGTTCTAGTGTAGGCGTATCCAAAGCGAAAAACCGTGAAGAGCTTATTAATGCCATCAACTATGCGTTCCGTTTTGACCGCAAGGTTATTGTTGAAGAGTTCGTAGATGCCCGCGAGATCGAAGTAAGCGTACTTGGCAATGATGATGCCAAAGCATCCTTACCTGGTGAAATTGCGCCTTCTAACGAATTTTACGATTACAAAGCCAAATACATCGATGGAAAATCGACTATGCAAATTCCGGCTCATTTGTCGCCTGAGCTTACAGAATCCGTTCGCGAAATGGCCGTTCGTGCATTTCAATCCATTGATGGCTCGGGATTATCACGCGTAGATTTTTTCCTTCGCAAAAGCGACAATCAGCTATTTATCAACGAAGTCAACACATTGCCTGGTTTCACGCCTATCAGTATGTATCCACTTATGTGGAAAGAAACCGGCATTCCATATAAAGAATTGTTAGACACATTAATTTCCTTAGCTCTTTCCCGCCACGCGGAGAAGCAACGGATAGATTTTACAGGAGAAGCATCACAATCGTAAGATACATTTCTAAGGATCTCTAACTTGTTATTTTTTCTATAACTTTCTTAACTTTCTATAACTGTTTGTACACATATGAGAAAAAGATATAGGGAAAAATTTCTTTTATTATTTACTTTGGGGCTTCAATCCTTATCTTTGTATCCAAGGTAAACAGGTAAAAGATCTTTTTTCCTTCTTAAAATGGACAAGTTGTTCATTAATTCATTAACACACCAAAAGTAAAGCGTGTCCCGCAGGGACGAAAGCGATCCCCCGCAAAAGTAGAAAGCTCGTGCAGTGTAACTCTTAGGTTAGTTCAGTTGCGGGTGTCCAGAGGGTGCAACCCTTGGGGCCCTCCCTTGGAAGGGAGGGTTTGGGTGGGTTCGAAAAGCTTGAAAAGGGTTTAAAGTTTTAATATGTTTGATATTAAAGGTCTAAAGGTTTGATATTAATGTTTTAAAGGTTTGATTTGTTGATATTAAAAGTTATAACGATTTGAAATAAGCCTTTAAAGGTTTGGTAGTAAAGCCCTTTGAAGGCACGGTAGAAATTTCACTGAAAGGAGGGAAATAATATGGGTTTTGCAACTGAGTTTAATTCTGTGTGCAAATTTAAGTCCGAACAAGAGCTCTATGAATTGTTGGAGTATGGTCGGGGCAAAATGGTCAAGAGCGGCTTTCGCGTATTTCCAACTGGCCAAAAGGTGATTGCTTATACACCAGCCAATGAAGCGATTGCGATTGTCCGCATTTTAGCTTCTATCGCAGAAATTAATTTTCAAGGCGAAGAAGTGACACAAGTGGAGATGGAGCTCGTGAGAAAATTGACTGAGGAAGAATCAAAAGTTCAAACGGCGCTTGCTTTTGAAATGTTTTTTGGAGAGAGGGCCTAATCGATGATTGTCAGATTAGGTTTTGTCGCAATGAGCTTGCAGGTTGAGAATGCATCGCCTTCAAGAACGATGACGTTTGCGAACTTCTCGAAGCTGAACGACCGCGAGGCAGGAATTCGGAAGCTGGAAAGAATAGCAGAGGAAAACCTACGCAGTACGCTGCGGATTTTGAAGCATTGCAAAGCCAGCGACATTCAAATGTATCGCTTTTCGTCAAAGCTTATACCCCTTGCTACTCATGAGGACTTATTGGACTGGAATCCATTTGAAGCGCTAGCACCAGCATTTCAGGAAGTTGGCGAGTTCGTGCAGAAGCACGGAATAAGAGTGTCCTTTCATCCGGATCATTTCTGCGTGTTCAGCACGCCTAGACCGGAGGTGCTCGCGAAATCAGAGCTGGATTTGCTCAATCATATCCTTATGCTTGAGGCAATGGGGCTTGATGAAGCGACAAAATGCAATATACATATCGGTGGAGCATACGGCGACAAGGTTGTAGCTGGTGAACGTTTTGTTCGCCAGTTCAGCTCCTTGTCGCCTCGCTTTAAACATCGGATTACGCTTGAAAATGATGATAAAACGTTCAATGTCAGGGAAACGCTAGAGGCGGCTGAGCAAGTTGAGGTTCCGATGGTGCTCGACATTCACCATCATTCTGTTAATGCAGGAGACATCTCAGATGACGAATTATATGAGCATTTATGGCCGCGTATTGTTCAAACCTGGGACAAAGAGCGAGAGCGGCTGGGCATAGCTAGTACAAGCCAGCTCCCTCCCAAAATTCACGCTTCCAGTCCAAAAAGCTTATCTGACCCCCGTGGTCATGCAGATCATGTGGAAGCGGAGCCGCTTGTACAGTTTTTGCGTCATGCGGCTAGAAATACCGAATATTTGGATTGCATGCTTGAAGCCAAAAGCAAGGACGAGGCTTTGATGAAGCTGATAGAAGACTTAAGGCAACTGGAAGCAAGCGCAGAAGGCATCAAGGTGTTGGATGGCGGCCGCGTAGAAATTTCTACTGATTAGCAGCATAATAACACCGTCAGGGCTTGCCTTGGCGGTGTTATTATATAGCGGGCGCTTCAGAGTAGATGCATCATTATGTAACTGAAAAGGTGAATTCGCATGGAATGGATACTTCTTGTACTTCTTGGCGTTGTAGCAGCGATGTTTGGCAGTATTGTAGGACTTGGCGGCGGTATCATTATCGTTCCTGTCTTAATGCTCATTGGTCCCACATTAACGGGAGAAGCTATTGGACATGCAACAGCAGTTGGCATATCATTAACGGTATTAGTCGTTACGGCACTTGCATCTACACTGAGCTATGCCAAACGTAAAATCGTTGATTTCCGCAGCGGCTGGATATTTTTTGTGACAAGCGGTCCTGCAGCAATGATTGGCTCCGCGCTTACAGGAAAGCTGCCTGCGGGTGTATTTCAGCTTGTTTTTGGTATTTTCATGCTGCTGATGGCATCATTATTAATTGCTCGTGACTACATGAAACCGTTTACGAAGCAGTGGCCGATCGTTCGAACGATGACCGATGCATCAGGCGAGGTGCATACGTACAGCTATGGTATTATTCCTGCACTCGGCATCGGTTTTGGCGTAGGTCTCATGTCTGGCTTATTTGGAATCGGCGGCGGGTCGCTGTTTGTCCCCCTTATGGTGCTGTTATTTCGTTTTCCGCCTCATATGGCGACTGCAACGTCAATGTTCGTTATTTTTTTATCATCAATTCTCGGGAGCGGCATGCACGTTTATCTTGGTGAAACAGATTGGCTGCTCGTGCTTGCATTAGTGCCTGGAGCTTGGATCGGCGGAAAGCTGGGGGCGGCAATTGCTGTGAAAATGAGCGGCAAGGGCTTACTTTGGCTGCTTAGAGTGACGCTTCTTCTGCTTGCGGGTCAATTAATCATTGAAGGCTTGCGTTCATTTTGATATGGTTGGAGTAATCATGCGAAACTTGGTAAAAGCATCAAACGTAGTAGACCTTAACATGGATAGAAATGTTCGTGAATTTACATAGAGGGAAGAGTGATGGATCGTGAATGATCAGAACAGTACTTCCGTCGTTGGCGGTAAAAGCTTTACGGCTGTCGCAATTAATTGTGCGTCGAAAGCAGGAGAATGGATTAAGACGAAGCTTGGCAATTTTGCAAGCCTTGATATAAAGTATTCCTCGCATGATCTTGTTACAGAAATTGATAAAGGTTCCGAGCGTTTAATAAAAAATCTAGTGATGACTCATTTTCCCCATCATTCGTTTTTGGGAGAAGAAGGCGTAGAGCCTGGGCCGGAAGCGTCAACGCGCGCGCTGGAGAACATCCGTGACGCTGAATATTTATGGATCGTTGATCCTATTGATGGCACAACGAACTTTGTTCACGGATTTCCTTTTTTCTGTGTATCCATTGCCCTGGCGCATAACGGCGAGGTGATCGTCGGCGTGGTCTATGACCCGATGAAGGATGAATTGTTTGTAGCCGAAAAAGGCAAGGGAGCATACGTGCACGGAAAACGGATGCAGGTATCCAAGGAGGATACGCTGCGCGGCAGCTTGGTTGCAACAGGTCTTCCGGCCGACCATCATTATGCGCTGCCTCTAAATTTAAAAGGCATTCAAGCAGTTGCCCCGCAGGTTCGCAATCTCCGTATAGCAGGCTCTGCTGCGATGCATATGGCCTATGTGGCGGCAGGACGCTTGAGTGGGTTCTGGGAGATTGGACTGAATAGCTGGGATCTGGCTGCCGGCTCGCTGCTCGTTCAGGAATCGGGCGGTATTGTGACGAGTACAGTTGGCAAGCCTTACGATTTGGGAACGCGAAATATCGTAGCGTCAAATGGCCATATTCAGCAGGAGCTTATCTCGGCGCTTGCCGAGGCGAAAGCAAACGAATAAACGCAATAGACAGCGTGTACACAAACACCAAAAAAGCAGCCAGGCTTATAAATTGCCGAGGCTGCTTTTTTTATGATTTTGAAAGTATTAAACTCGGCTATTCCAAGCTTCTGCAAGCAGCTCGCTGTTAATGCCCACAGCAGCCAAGGATCCCATCGAAGCAGCCGTAATGGCTTGATACAGCTCCGTCGCTGCATCACCAGCGCCATAGATACCTGGAATGTTTGTTTTCCCAAACATATCAACAAAAACAGTCCCTGCTTCAGTGACCTTGCAGCCTAATGTTTGCGGCAAGTCTGAGCCTGCAGCAAGCTTTGGTGCAAAGAAAATTCCTGTACACGGAACAATAGTACCGTCCTCCAGCACAATTTGCTTCACCATGCCATCGCTAGATTCAATACGCAGAATAGGTGAGTTAAAGGTAGGAACGTTATGCAGCTTAAGCTCCTCACGCTGCTCATCGGTCCATTCATCAGGACCATCGGTACAAATGGTAATTTG from Paenibacillus sp. FSL K6-3182 carries:
- the acnA gene encoding aconitate hydratase AcnA, producing MSTQNHYSVRTTLDAGGKSYAYYRLGGLEEQGLGDISKLPFSIKVLLEAAVRQFDGRAITPEHVKQLATWADGREDKEIPFIPARIVLQDFTGVPVVVDLAAMRDTVKKAGGDPKKINPLVPVDLVIDHSIMVDAFGSPEALEYNTKVEFERNEERYRFLRWAQTAFDNFRAVPPGTGIVHQVNLEYLASVAATKTIDGETVVFPDSLVGTDSHTTMINGLGVVGWGVGGIEAEAGMLGQPLYFVMPEVIGFKLTGKLAEGSTATDLALTVTQILRKKGVVGKFVEFFGPGLSNISLADRATVANMAPEYGATIGFFPVDNETLSYLRQTGRNEDLIELVGSYYKAQDMFRTDETPDPVFTDVVELDLSTIVPSLAGPKRPQDRVELTAMKESFNSIIRTPIDKGGYGLSDEKIEQFVTVNHNDGQVSQMGTGAVVIAAITSCTNTSNPSVMVGAGLVAKKAVALGLKKPAYVKSSLTPGSLVVTEYLTKANLIEPLEALGFHVAGYGCATCIGNSGPLPDEVSKAIIDNDMTVSAVLSGNRNFEGRVHAQVKANYLASPPLVIAYALAGTTNIDLTTDPIGFTEDNKPVFLKDIWPTSQEINDAMTAALNPQMFRDKYENVFTQNERWNAISVPKGESYEWDAKSTYIQNPPFFENLSSELSDIKDIHTANVLALMGDSVTTDHISPAGNITVNSPGGQYLIENGVKREDFNSYGSRRGNHEVMMRGTFANIRIRNQVAPGTEGGVTTYLPTDEVMSIYDASMKYQNEGKNLVVLAGKEYGTGSSRDWAAKGTFLLGVKAVIAESFERIHRSNLVGMGVLPLQFPEGQGWKTLNITGRETFDIVGLSNDVTPGSQVTVTATREDGTTFDFPAIVRLDSVVDVDYYRNGGILQTVLRQMIANM
- a CDS encoding amidase domain-containing protein, with translation MPRTGNRGPGTQGQKHNQTSSKPSASQRKSQQKVVTHVIQKQPSPSGLQAERNAEIGDQALQNQKRANQEEKPVKQQTSKLNSLLRSSDYDPHVQQGKLQGWKAAVHRYISLYNQAEANQHAAVLTDYVTDRDHCDRLRFRLERLRERDLLRGALPAGSETKAELIRVNESSSEVSVLIRLHIKRRMEQSGRFYMEERSEFERLWLGLAGHSWNVLRVEPIISERRPRYGTAVDNWMTVDDYSELFGEQSSPSTPYLNYDLLQQFKHRPSGIRYRRDLVAAYADRWWNEGNPAYELFEVNCTNYVSQCIFAGNAPMNYTGKRETGWWYKGRNKGSEWWSYSWAVSNAITNYLTGSKTSGLRAEVVQSADELQLGDVITYDWNGDHRFQHSTIVTAFDSFGMPLVNANTVSSRHRYWDYRDSYAWTEQTKYRFFHIADLL
- a CDS encoding D-alanine--D-alanine ligase; translation: MGSKVRVGLVYGGKSGEHEVSLQTAYAVMGEFDYSKYEIKPFYITKQGEWKTGAVLHNRPSSVEDLRNTTDEAEENGFALAPLFQRLNRSSKTAGDEPRIDVIFPLLHGTFGEDGTIQGLFEMANIPYVGAGVLASAVGMDKILMKKVFAQEGLPQCVFRYFNRTQWERDASFFIMECEVSLGYPCFIKPANLGSSVGVSKAKNREELINAINYAFRFDRKVIVEEFVDAREIEVSVLGNDDAKASLPGEIAPSNEFYDYKAKYIDGKSTMQIPAHLSPELTESVREMAVRAFQSIDGSGLSRVDFFLRKSDNQLFINEVNTLPGFTPISMYPLMWKETGIPYKELLDTLISLALSRHAEKQRIDFTGEASQS
- the uvsE gene encoding UV DNA damage repair endonuclease UvsE → MIVRLGFVAMSLQVENASPSRTMTFANFSKLNDREAGIRKLERIAEENLRSTLRILKHCKASDIQMYRFSSKLIPLATHEDLLDWNPFEALAPAFQEVGEFVQKHGIRVSFHPDHFCVFSTPRPEVLAKSELDLLNHILMLEAMGLDEATKCNIHIGGAYGDKVVAGERFVRQFSSLSPRFKHRITLENDDKTFNVRETLEAAEQVEVPMVLDIHHHSVNAGDISDDELYEHLWPRIVQTWDKERERLGIASTSQLPPKIHASSPKSLSDPRGHADHVEAEPLVQFLRHAARNTEYLDCMLEAKSKDEALMKLIEDLRQLEASAEGIKVLDGGRVEISTD
- a CDS encoding sulfite exporter TauE/SafE family protein is translated as MEWILLVLLGVVAAMFGSIVGLGGGIIIVPVLMLIGPTLTGEAIGHATAVGISLTVLVVTALASTLSYAKRKIVDFRSGWIFFVTSGPAAMIGSALTGKLPAGVFQLVFGIFMLLMASLLIARDYMKPFTKQWPIVRTMTDASGEVHTYSYGIIPALGIGFGVGLMSGLFGIGGGSLFVPLMVLLFRFPPHMATATSMFVIFLSSILGSGMHVYLGETDWLLVLALVPGAWIGGKLGAAIAVKMSGKGLLWLLRVTLLLLAGQLIIEGLRSF
- a CDS encoding inositol monophosphatase family protein encodes the protein MNDQNSTSVVGGKSFTAVAINCASKAGEWIKTKLGNFASLDIKYSSHDLVTEIDKGSERLIKNLVMTHFPHHSFLGEEGVEPGPEASTRALENIRDAEYLWIVDPIDGTTNFVHGFPFFCVSIALAHNGEVIVGVVYDPMKDELFVAEKGKGAYVHGKRMQVSKEDTLRGSLVATGLPADHHYALPLNLKGIQAVAPQVRNLRIAGSAAMHMAYVAAGRLSGFWEIGLNSWDLAAGSLLVQESGGIVTSTVGKPYDLGTRNIVASNGHIQQELISALAEAKANE